Proteins found in one Geomonas subterranea genomic segment:
- the pheS gene encoding phenylalanine--tRNA ligase subunit alpha, translating into MKDKLEALLQEALSELGQASTEEGLQELRVKYLGKKGALTGIMKGLGGLSPEERPLVGQVVNTVKAKLEEALDARSVAVREAAKAQRLAAEKIDVTLPGRKRPLGSKHPITLVTEEICSIFAALGFAVAEGPEIELDFYNFEALNLPKDHPARDMQDTFYFGESVLLRTHTSPVQIRTMLKQPPPVRIIAPGTVYRCDSDATHSPMFHQIEGLMVDKGITFADLKGILTLFISQLFGKDIGVRLRPSFFPFTEPSAEVDIACVICRGKGCRVCKETGWLEILGSGMVDPEVYRHVGYDSEQYTGFAFGMGIERIAMLKYGIADMRLLFENDLRFLKQF; encoded by the coding sequence ATGAAGGATAAACTGGAAGCACTTTTACAAGAGGCTCTCTCCGAGCTGGGTCAGGCCTCCACTGAAGAGGGGCTGCAGGAACTGAGGGTCAAGTACCTGGGCAAGAAGGGCGCGCTGACCGGCATCATGAAGGGGCTGGGGGGGCTTTCCCCCGAAGAGCGGCCGCTGGTGGGCCAGGTGGTGAACACCGTGAAGGCGAAGCTCGAGGAGGCGCTCGACGCGCGCAGCGTCGCGGTGCGCGAGGCTGCCAAGGCGCAGAGGCTCGCCGCCGAGAAGATCGACGTGACCCTTCCGGGGCGCAAGCGCCCTCTGGGCTCCAAGCACCCGATCACCCTGGTCACCGAGGAGATCTGCTCCATCTTCGCAGCGCTCGGCTTCGCCGTCGCCGAAGGCCCCGAGATCGAGCTCGATTTCTACAACTTCGAGGCGCTGAACCTTCCCAAGGATCACCCCGCGCGCGACATGCAGGACACCTTCTACTTCGGCGAGAGCGTTCTCCTGCGGACCCACACCTCCCCGGTGCAGATCCGCACCATGCTGAAGCAGCCGCCGCCGGTGCGCATCATCGCTCCCGGCACCGTGTACCGTTGCGACTCCGACGCCACCCATTCACCCATGTTCCACCAGATCGAGGGGCTCATGGTCGACAAGGGGATCACCTTCGCCGACCTGAAGGGTATCCTGACCCTGTTCATCAGCCAGCTCTTTGGCAAGGACATCGGCGTGAGGCTGCGTCCTTCCTTCTTCCCCTTCACCGAACCCTCCGCGGAAGTGGATATCGCCTGCGTCATCTGCCGCGGCAAGGGGTGCCGGGTCTGCAAGGAGACCGGCTGGCTCGAGATCCTCGGTTCCGGCATGGTCGACCCGGAGGTCTACCGTCACGTCGGCTACGACTCCGAGCAGTACACCGGGTTCGCCTTCGGCATGGGGATCGAGAGGATCGCGATGCTTAAGTACGGCATCGCCGACATGCGGCTGCTCTTCGAGAACGACCTCAGGTTCCTGAAGCAGTTTTAA
- the rplT gene encoding 50S ribosomal protein L20, with product MPRVKRGFKARQRRNKVLKLAKGYRGARSKLFRSATEAVDRALNYAFRDRRVKKRDFRALWITRINAAARINGLSYSKLIHGLKLANVEIDRKVMADLAVSDPKGFAAIAAAAKAKF from the coding sequence ATGCCAAGAGTAAAGCGCGGTTTTAAAGCGAGACAGAGAAGAAACAAGGTGTTGAAACTTGCCAAGGGCTACCGCGGCGCAAGGAGCAAATTGTTCAGGAGCGCCACCGAAGCGGTGGACCGCGCGCTGAACTACGCGTTCAGGGACAGAAGGGTGAAAAAGAGGGACTTCAGGGCTCTCTGGATCACCAGGATCAACGCAGCGGCGAGGATCAACGGCCTCTCCTACAGCAAACTGATCCACGGTCTCAAGCTTGCCAACGTCGAGATCGACAGGAAAGTGATGGCCGACCTGGCCGTTTCCGACCCGAAAGGTTTCGCAGCTATCGCGGCGGCAGCAAAAGCAAAATTTTAA
- the rpmI gene encoding 50S ribosomal protein L35 yields MPKMKTHRGAAKRFSKTGTGKIKMAHAFTSHILTSKTRKTKRNLRKSGIVAASDHKNICCLIPYK; encoded by the coding sequence ATGCCTAAAATGAAGACCCATAGGGGCGCCGCCAAGCGTTTCAGCAAGACCGGCACAGGCAAAATCAAGATGGCTCACGCCTTCACCAGCCACATCCTGACCTCCAAGACCAGGAAGACCAAGCGCAACCTCCGCAAGAGCGGCATCGTAGCGGCTTCCGATCACAAGAACATCTGCTGCCTCATCCCCTATAAGTAA
- the infC gene encoding translation initiation factor IF-3, with translation MAKPTVNINQTIRAKEVRVVGADSEQLGILPLREALALAESLQLDLVEVSPTAVPPVCRIMDYGKFKYQQAKKLAEAKKKQVQVELKEVKLRPKTDTHDLEFKVKHVRRFLEEGNKAKITVVFRGREITHQELGMAALEKVAAELADIALVEVRQKMEGRSMFMIVAPKVKK, from the coding sequence ATAGCTAAACCTACAGTCAACATCAATCAGACCATCAGGGCCAAAGAGGTAAGGGTAGTAGGTGCCGATAGTGAGCAGCTTGGTATTCTTCCGCTTCGCGAGGCTCTGGCGTTGGCTGAGAGTCTGCAACTGGATCTGGTAGAGGTTTCGCCGACAGCCGTCCCCCCTGTCTGCCGTATCATGGATTACGGCAAGTTCAAATACCAGCAGGCCAAGAAGCTGGCCGAGGCAAAGAAGAAACAGGTGCAGGTCGAGCTCAAAGAGGTCAAACTTCGCCCGAAGACAGACACGCACGACCTGGAGTTCAAGGTAAAGCACGTACGCCGCTTCCTCGAAGAAGGGAACAAGGCGAAGATCACCGTCGTTTTCCGCGGGCGCGAAATCACGCACCAGGAACTCGGCATGGCCGCCCTGGAAAAAGTCGCAGCAGAGCTTGCCGACATCGCGCTCGTCGAGGTGAGGCAGAAAATGGAAGGGCGCAGCATGTTCATGATCGTCGCCCCCAAAGTGAAAAAATAA
- the thrS gene encoding threonine--tRNA ligase, translated as MNEIKVTLPDGSQRPLPAGSSIFDLAASIGAGLAKAAIAGKIDGNLVDLNTTLADGAKVEIITEKSPEALEIIRHSTSHLMAQAVKALFPQAKVTIGPAIETGFYYDFDVDHPFTPEDLEKIEAKMRELAKADLKIERSELSSAEAIELFRKMGEDYKVELIEDLGADQVSLYTQGDFADLCRGPHLPKTSFCKAFKLTSIAGAYWRGDEKRAMLQRVYGTAFADKKELEAYLERIEEAKKRDHRKLGKELDLFSFNDEVGAGLVIWHPKGAMLRTILEDFERKEHLKRGYDIVLGPQILKTELWQRSGHYENYRENMYFTTVDEQGYGVKPMNCLAHMMIYRSQLRSYRDLPLRYFELGTVHRHERAGVLHGLLRVRGFTQDDAHILCTPDQLDAEIKGVIQFVTEVMGIFGFEFEMELSTRPEKSIGSDDAWELATSALLSALKDSGRPYEINEGDGAFYGPKIDIKLRDALDRRWQCATIQCDFTLPERFDLTYVDADGEKKRPVMVHRVILGAIERFIGVLIEHFAGNFPTWLAPVQATVLTVTDNQIPYAQAAFDKLRAAGVRVQKDFRNEKLGFKIREAQLQKIPYMLVVGDKEVEGGLLAPRFRDGKNLDAMTPEQFIAFIENEVKTYK; from the coding sequence ATGAACGAGATTAAGGTCACGCTTCCGGACGGTTCCCAAAGGCCCTTGCCAGCAGGCTCCTCCATCTTCGATCTGGCCGCTTCCATCGGAGCGGGTCTCGCCAAGGCTGCCATCGCCGGCAAGATCGACGGCAACCTGGTTGACCTGAACACCACGCTCGCCGACGGCGCGAAGGTCGAGATCATCACCGAGAAGAGCCCCGAGGCGCTGGAGATCATCAGGCACTCCACTTCGCACCTCATGGCCCAGGCCGTCAAGGCGCTGTTCCCGCAGGCGAAAGTGACCATCGGTCCCGCCATCGAGACCGGTTTCTACTACGACTTCGATGTCGATCATCCTTTCACCCCGGAGGACCTCGAGAAGATCGAGGCCAAGATGCGCGAGCTCGCCAAGGCCGATCTGAAGATCGAGCGTTCCGAGCTCTCCAGCGCCGAGGCGATCGAGCTGTTCAGGAAGATGGGTGAGGATTACAAGGTCGAATTGATCGAGGATCTCGGCGCCGACCAGGTCTCCCTCTACACCCAGGGCGACTTCGCCGACCTCTGCCGCGGCCCGCACCTCCCCAAGACCTCCTTCTGCAAGGCGTTCAAGCTCACCTCCATCGCCGGCGCCTACTGGCGCGGCGACGAGAAGCGCGCCATGCTGCAGCGCGTCTACGGCACCGCCTTCGCCGACAAGAAGGAACTGGAAGCCTACCTGGAGCGGATCGAGGAAGCCAAGAAGCGCGACCACAGGAAACTCGGCAAGGAGCTCGATCTCTTCTCCTTCAACGACGAGGTCGGCGCGGGCCTGGTGATCTGGCACCCCAAAGGGGCCATGCTGCGCACCATCCTCGAGGACTTCGAGCGCAAGGAACACCTGAAGCGCGGCTACGACATCGTTCTCGGTCCCCAGATCCTGAAGACCGAGCTCTGGCAGCGTTCCGGTCACTACGAGAACTACCGCGAGAACATGTACTTCACCACCGTGGACGAGCAGGGGTACGGCGTCAAGCCGATGAACTGCCTGGCCCACATGATGATCTACCGTTCGCAGCTCCGCTCCTACCGTGACCTGCCGCTGCGTTACTTCGAGCTGGGCACCGTGCATCGTCACGAGAGGGCAGGCGTTCTGCACGGGCTTCTGCGCGTGCGCGGCTTCACCCAGGACGACGCGCACATCCTGTGCACCCCGGACCAGCTCGACGCCGAGATCAAGGGTGTCATCCAGTTCGTCACCGAGGTGATGGGGATCTTCGGTTTCGAGTTCGAGATGGAGCTTTCCACCCGTCCCGAAAAGTCGATCGGCTCCGACGACGCGTGGGAACTCGCCACCAGCGCGCTCCTGAGCGCCCTGAAAGATTCCGGCCGCCCCTACGAGATCAACGAGGGGGACGGCGCCTTCTACGGCCCCAAGATCGATATCAAGCTGCGCGACGCACTTGACAGAAGATGGCAATGTGCTACTATCCAGTGCGATTTTACCCTTCCGGAGCGTTTTGACCTCACCTATGTGGACGCTGACGGTGAGAAAAAGCGTCCCGTCATGGTGCACAGGGTTATTCTTGGTGCCATCGAACGCTTCATCGGTGTCCTCATCGAGCACTTCGCCGGAAACTTCCCGACTTGGCTGGCACCTGTGCAGGCGACCGTTCTCACGGTTACCGACAATCAGATACCGTACGCCCAGGCAGCGTTCGACAAGCTGCGCGCCGCAGGCGTCAGGGTACAGAAGGATTTCAGAAACGAGAAGCTCGGCTTCAAGATCCGCGAAGCCCAGCTGCAGAAGATACCGTACATGCTCGTCGTGGGGGACAAAGAGGTCGAAGGTGGCCTGCTCGCACCCCGTTTCCGCGACGGCAAGAACCTCGATGCGATGACCCCCGAGCAGTTCATCGCGTTCATAGAAAACGAAGTCAAAACCTACAAATAG
- a CDS encoding glycosyltransferase family 9 protein: MQAKDLKRFDSLAGPLLVRLLPRRKKPATAAAPGSVLVIRPGGIGDAILLIPALRALQGAYPSCRIEILAEKRNAAAFDFCPGLHAVYRYDEPGELRAVLRGRYDLVIDTEQWYRLSALVARLVRARRSIGFATNERKRLFSDPVPYDMKEYEPFSFFRLLAPLGIEAPAGLDVPFLELPPAARERASHLLARLGEQPFAAIFPGASVPRKEWGGARFRQVAASVALAGHAVVVVGGNDDDDVADAIARATGAVNLAGRTSLVETAAVIGAAKVLLTGDSGLLHIAAGLGTPALSLFGPSDPAKWAPKGDGHRFFASSLPCAPCAAWGTIPPCDHQGSCIDADPAEVARTLIQMLRAE; encoded by the coding sequence GTGCAGGCAAAAGATCTGAAACGCTTCGACTCGCTTGCCGGTCCGCTCCTCGTCCGGCTGCTCCCGCGCAGGAAAAAGCCGGCCACGGCAGCGGCACCCGGCTCCGTGCTCGTCATCCGCCCCGGCGGCATCGGCGACGCCATCCTGCTCATTCCGGCGCTGCGCGCCCTGCAGGGGGCCTACCCCTCATGCCGGATCGAGATCCTCGCCGAGAAAAGAAACGCCGCCGCCTTCGACTTCTGCCCCGGGCTCCATGCCGTGTACCGCTACGACGAGCCGGGGGAACTGCGCGCCGTCCTGCGCGGCCGCTATGACCTGGTCATCGACACCGAACAGTGGTACCGGCTTTCCGCCCTGGTCGCGCGCCTGGTCCGCGCCCGACGCTCCATCGGCTTCGCCACCAACGAGCGCAAGCGGCTCTTCTCCGATCCCGTCCCCTACGACATGAAGGAGTACGAGCCCTTTTCCTTCTTCAGGCTGCTGGCTCCGCTTGGGATCGAGGCGCCGGCCGGGCTTGACGTCCCGTTTCTGGAGCTGCCCCCCGCGGCGCGGGAGCGTGCCTCGCACCTGTTGGCCCGCCTCGGGGAACAGCCGTTCGCGGCGATTTTTCCTGGTGCGAGCGTGCCGCGCAAGGAGTGGGGGGGGGCGCGGTTCCGTCAGGTGGCGGCGTCGGTGGCCCTGGCGGGACACGCGGTGGTCGTCGTTGGCGGCAACGATGATGATGACGTCGCCGACGCCATCGCACGGGCGACCGGAGCGGTCAACCTTGCCGGCCGGACGAGCCTCGTCGAGACCGCGGCTGTGATCGGAGCCGCCAAGGTTCTCCTTACCGGGGACTCGGGACTCTTGCACATAGCGGCCGGTCTCGGCACGCCGGCCCTGTCGCTCTTCGGCCCGAGCGACCCGGCGAAATGGGCCCCGAAGGGGGATGGTCACCGCTTCTTCGCCTCCTCGCTTCCCTGCGCCCCCTGCGCCGCATGGGGAACCATCCCCCCCTGTGACCACCAGGGGAGCTGTATCGACGCCGATCCCGCGGAGGTGGCACGGACGCTAATTCAGATGCTTAGGGCGGAGTGA
- a CDS encoding sigma-54-dependent transcriptional regulator, with protein MKVTTSSRGQAVTESQTQILIIDDERDVCTFFRRLLTRRGYQVVTAANEPEALAALEAGRFSVALVDLKLPDTDGITLLEIIKSRQPSCEVIIMTGYSTVKTAVTAMQLGAYEYLEKPFDDIDQIEQMIERAAGAGAVHGRGGAAADEWAEVAQGVGFRVGVSPPMKRMVSLAYKVAGKDISVLIQGKTGTGKEVLARFIHAASARAGQPFIPVNCGALPENLLESELFGHEKGAFTGANQTRRGIFELANNGTLLLDEIGDATPQIQVKLLRVLETGEFMRVGGERPIKTDVRVIAATNVDLEQAIREKTFREDLFYRLNVVRLEIPSLAERHEDIPLLAEHFVQQLNRDLRLSPGTVRLLQGYSWPGNIRELANVMRRAVVICTGDTILPEHLGGTFLAGPSAPVRYGAQPAQRYADAGPLPAATDLVEQCRSCDCLERLGADELNGMLASLRQAQSNLLAVMRKKKIVPPLNALKDSEAETIKEALAQYDGNITEAAKALGIARNTLYRKMKELELPGR; from the coding sequence ATGAAAGTAACGACAAGTAGTCGGGGGCAGGCCGTGACAGAATCGCAAACGCAAATACTGATAATCGATGACGAGAGGGACGTGTGCACCTTTTTCCGCCGCCTGCTGACGCGCAGGGGGTACCAGGTGGTCACCGCGGCCAACGAGCCCGAGGCCCTGGCCGCGCTGGAGGCGGGGCGCTTCAGCGTCGCCCTTGTCGACCTGAAGCTTCCGGACACGGACGGCATAACGCTTCTTGAGATCATCAAGTCGAGGCAGCCCTCCTGCGAGGTGATCATCATGACCGGCTACTCGACGGTCAAGACGGCGGTGACCGCCATGCAGCTGGGCGCCTACGAGTACCTGGAAAAACCCTTCGATGACATCGACCAGATCGAGCAGATGATCGAAAGGGCCGCCGGGGCGGGCGCCGTGCACGGCAGGGGGGGCGCAGCCGCAGACGAGTGGGCCGAGGTGGCCCAGGGGGTCGGCTTCCGCGTTGGCGTCTCCCCCCCGATGAAGCGGATGGTTTCGCTGGCCTACAAAGTGGCGGGGAAGGATATATCCGTCCTGATCCAGGGGAAGACCGGCACCGGCAAGGAGGTGCTGGCCCGCTTCATCCACGCCGCATCCGCGCGGGCCGGGCAGCCCTTCATCCCGGTCAACTGCGGTGCGCTTCCCGAGAACCTTCTCGAAAGTGAACTCTTCGGCCACGAGAAGGGGGCCTTCACCGGCGCCAACCAGACCCGGCGCGGCATCTTCGAGCTCGCCAACAACGGGACCCTCCTTCTGGACGAGATCGGGGACGCCACGCCCCAGATCCAGGTGAAGCTCCTGCGCGTGCTGGAAACCGGCGAGTTCATGAGGGTAGGGGGGGAGCGCCCCATTAAGACCGACGTCCGTGTCATCGCCGCCACAAACGTCGACCTGGAGCAGGCCATCAGGGAGAAGACCTTCCGCGAGGATCTTTTTTACCGGCTCAACGTGGTCCGCCTGGAGATACCGTCGCTTGCCGAGCGTCACGAGGACATCCCGCTTCTGGCCGAGCACTTCGTGCAGCAGTTGAACCGCGACCTGAGGCTTTCCCCCGGCACCGTGCGTCTGCTGCAGGGGTACTCCTGGCCGGGGAACATCCGCGAGCTCGCCAACGTGATGCGCCGCGCCGTGGTGATCTGTACCGGCGACACCATCCTCCCGGAGCATCTGGGGGGGACTTTCCTCGCCGGCCCTTCCGCGCCGGTGCGCTACGGTGCGCAGCCGGCCCAGCGTTATGCAGATGCCGGGCCGCTGCCGGCCGCCACCGACCTTGTCGAGCAGTGCAGAAGCTGTGACTGTCTGGAGCGGCTGGGGGCCGACGAGTTGAACGGGATGCTCGCCTCCCTGCGCCAGGCCCAGTCGAACCTCCTGGCCGTGATGCGCAAGAAGAAGATCGTACCGCCGCTGAACGCCCTGAAGGACTCCGAGGCAGAGACCATCAAGGAGGCGCTGGCGCAGTACGACGGCAACATCACCGAGGCCGCGAAGGCACTGGGGATAGCGCGCAACACCCTCTACAGGAAGATGAAGGAGCTGGAGCTGCCCGGGCGCTAG